GATATATATCAGAAGATATCATCATTCAAAACTACCACATCCCAGCAGGGGTAAGAGGCAGTTTCAATtataaataatctaattttgtttttgtgtttgcgCATCATTATGGCAACTACTaaactttttgtgttttatcctGTTGTGTCTAGACTCTGGTTCAGTTAGGACTGTATGCAATGGGAAGAGACGCCAAAGTGTTTCCCCGTCCGGAGCAGTATCAGCCCTCCCGCTGGCTGAGGACAGAGGCGCACTACTTCAGGAGCCTTGGCTTCGGCTTCGGCCCCCGTCAGTGTTTAGGACGCAGAATAGCTGAGACTGAGATGCAGATCTTCCTCATCCATGTGAGATAAACGGAGAATAagatgtttttctatattttgtgTGTCATTTACACAGCATATTAACTGTGTTTATTATCTCTGGTCTTTGCAGATGCTTGAGAACTTCAGAGTGGAGAAAGAGCGCCATGTGGAAGTGAAGAGTACCTTTGAGCTCATTCTCTTACCAGAGAAACCTATAATCTTGACGTTGAAGCCCTTACATATTAATCGGTAACAACAACTtagagagaaatgttttgtgCATGATAAGCCAGACCTTTATCACTCACAATTGTAACAGGCTTCCTAAACCATATATATACTAAATAACCACTGCTAACCTAAGATGTTAATGGAAAAAGCTAAAAACCATTTACCTCTGTAATTCTATAACTAATGAAACATAactatatgtactgtatattactCAATGAGATATTTTACCAGTAATTGTAATGTGTAgtttctgtgtttaaaatatttcagaCAGATGCTTTATTCCGTGTGCACATGGCAAAAGTATTTTAACATATCAACAAAagattaataaaacaatacttttgATTCAAAATATGTcctgtaaaatgtcattttattacTAGTTTATCTAAATATATGAGTTATCTGAAAATATTGGTATTTTGAATATTGAATCAAAGACATCTGTGAGTGTTTAAGTTTGGTCTGGGTCAACAGATCTTCTTCTGCTTCCTCTGTCTGCTTTGCTCACTCAGTGATTGTGGTACAGATCTCTATTAGAAGCACAAATGACCCACGTCACATGAAATTAGTCATAAAGCACAGCACAGTATCTTTCAGGTAAAATTGCAGCAAATTGCACTCAACTGACCGAAGGAATATTATGAAGAATTGTGGTAGACGTCCGGTCGAAGCCATGCTTGTGCTCGCTCAGTCTGGTCAACATTtcttgtttctctctcccccatAAATGAGAGTTCTCCTCCAGCTGTAATACATGCAAACAAAGGCAAATCATCCTCTTAAACATTAACGCAGAGCTGATAAGTGacagaatacaaattaaatattgtatacaTATGAGATCGTTTTTGCACCTGAGCCTCCAGTGTTTGAACTCTTGCCTCGGCCCTCACCAGCTTACTTAGTAGACTCAGTCTCTCCTCGACTGGAAGGGCTTCTTTGGTCTGAAGGGACATGaaacatgacacatttaaaatacagtcCTGAAAACACGAGGAAAATCTAAGCTGCCAATCCCCTAAACTTTAATCAGTTGACAGTATAACATCATTTTCACATCAGACTGTCTCTGCTGGTCTAATGTGTAGGTGTACCTGTGCCGACTGCTGTTTAATGACTGGGGCAGGCTGCTGGGGAATCCTGTCCAGCTCTCCTCTGAGACGACTGTTTTCTGCTGCCAGGGCTGACTTTATCTCTTCCTTTCTGTTATCAGTGCCAACTACATAGGAGGAAAAAATGTCATTGCTTCTGCAAATATTCTTCTGTGAAAACATGTTATCTCACCACACTGAATCCACCTACCTTTTAGCTTTTTAACCAAAGGCTTTCTGTCACCACTCTGTTTACTGTTCTCTCTGAGCTCTAATGCTTTCTCCATCTTCCTTATCACCTGAACATTGGATGGAACAAGTTTATAGTATGCTATACATTTCGAGCTGTCATAGAAAGAAGCATTCCCTGTTTTGACACAGATTGAAACAGACTGTTCACCATTTCCTGATGTTTCACTGTTGCCTCCAAGCTTGCCATCTTTGCCAAGCGGCTGGGGTGGTGCTGCAGATCCTCCTGTGGCTGCTGTTGAACTCTCTGAAGCTTTAGTAGCTCCTTCTCCTTGTTGTTCTTCTGCCCAGCACAACATATTAAATAACAGAGagtaaaatagaatagaaaaacTATATAAACATGACCTATACAATAACACTAATTACTTAATTTTTTCTTGTGTCACAAGTTTCTTCTATACCTTGATCAGATCATTCTGCAGTTGTTGGATTCTGTCCCTTTGAGAGGCGGCCTTACTGGTCTCACTAGCCAGCTTAAATTTAAGAGAGGCTAAAACAAATA
Above is a genomic segment from Eleginops maclovinus isolate JMC-PN-2008 ecotype Puerto Natales chromosome 2, JC_Emac_rtc_rv5, whole genome shotgun sequence containing:
- the ccdc33 gene encoding coiled-coil domain-containing protein 33 isoform X2, whose amino-acid sequence is MAEITDLQTKEVENYRSAMGKMAEDIIALRTQVVRLEAEKSHLRTALSLQQDLGKHHVMTRAEISDCIASLKFKLASETSKAASQRDRIQQLQNDLIKKNNKEKELLKLQRVQQQPQEDLQHHPSRLAKMASLEATVKHQEMVIRKMEKALELRENSKQSGDRKPLVKKLKVGTDNRKEEIKSALAAENSRLRGELDRIPQQPAPVIKQQSAQTKEALPVEERLSLLSKLVRAEARVQTLEAQLEENSHLWGREKQEMLTRLSEHKHGFDRTSTTILHNIPSRSVPQSLSEQSRQRKQKKIC
- the ccdc33 gene encoding coiled-coil domain-containing protein 33 isoform X1; this encodes MSASKKTKSLCNPAAIKDRYNLPYHDALAQILPNGCYLFTGANPRPQRAAQGEPERPKVKQPNINYTYHIHHPHKRPPLHEFEDDPHMAEITDLQTKEVENYRSAMGKMAEDIIALRTQVVRLEAEKSHLRTALSLQQDLGKHHVMTRAEISDCIASLKFKLASETSKAASQRDRIQQLQNDLIKKNNKEKELLKLQRVQQQPQEDLQHHPSRLAKMASLEATVKHQEMVIRKMEKALELRENSKQSGDRKPLVKKLKVGTDNRKEEIKSALAAENSRLRGELDRIPQQPAPVIKQQSAQTKEALPVEERLSLLSKLVRAEARVQTLEAQLEENSHLWGREKQEMLTRLSEHKHGFDRTSTTILHNIPSRSVPQSLSEQSRQRKQKKIC